The DNA window CCGCAATCAGCTCCGCCGTAAGCAGCACTTGAATCGCAAATTCCAGGTTCACCAGGAACCGCAGGCGGCGGAACACGGAGTTCGTCCATTGCTTCTGCAACAGCTTGCCACCCAAGTGCTGCACCAGGCGGCCTAACAAACGCGAATGCGCCTGCTCTTCACAAACGAACAAATCTATCGCCCGCTGATAACCCCTGAAATTCTCCAAAGGTGCCACCTCCCGCGCATACCGTCGCAAGCGCGAGCCAGTGCCCGATTCGCCAAGCTGAAAGATGGCCAGCGAGTGAGCCAGAGGCTCCTTGATCTCATCCGGCAAGGTACAGGTCAGATCTTCAAAGCGGATCTGGTCATGAACGCTGGCGTTTGTTTGAAAATGATGGATCCAAAATTGTGTGTTCATATAGGTTTATATTTTTAAATATTGATAGTGTTTTGCATTGTTTGATTACTGCTTTGACAGAAATTGAAGCCGGTCCATTACAGAGCGTACCGTCTCGTCCAGGGTGGACGTGCCTGCCGTGACGCCGACATGGTTCACACCCCGGAACCAGTCTGGCCTCAAATCCTCCGCAGTCTCGACTTGCTGCACCTTAACGCCCAAGGCCCTGGCTTTCTCGGCAAGCTGGCGGGTGTTGTTGCTGTTGCGGCCACCAATGACGACGATGAAATCACAAAGACGGGTCAGCTCCTCAAGCGCCGTCTGCCTCTGTTTCGTCGGCCGGCACACCGTGTCCACAAAGCGCACTTCAGAGTTGCGGTGCCGATGTTTAATAGCATCCACGATGCGCAGCACCTGCTCCAATGGCTGCGTGGTCTGGGAGATGACGCCCAGCTTGGAATAACCAGGAATGCAACAAGCATCCTCGGCAGTCAGGAGCACACTCGCCTGCGGATAATCACCAATCAGCCCGCGCACCTCCACATGAGTCCGCTGCCCAATGACCACCGGGTGGTAGCCCTCCTCCACCAAAGTCGCCAGCGCCTGATGGGCCTTCTTCACCAGTGGACACGACGTATCCGTGATCTGATGTCCCGCCTCTTGCCAGCGCTGCCGGTGCACGTCGGATGCCCCATGGGCCGTGATGACTACCCGCTGCGTGGTGGCTGATTCAAGGAGGTCAAGCTCTCCTCGCCGGACGCCGAGAGTGGTCAGATGGGCATCCACGACCGGGTTATGGACAAGCTGGCCGAGGATGGTCACGGGTTCCTGGGTGGATGCATTATGGGTGGCACGAAGGGCGTCGCGGACGCCGAAGCACATGCCGTAATGTTGGGCTAAGTGGATGGTCATGATGAGGGGCAAATGTTGAGGGTCTCTTGAGGGGGGGGGTAGGGTGTTAGCTTTGTGGAACAAAGTGAATGTTTACAAAAGAGGAGAGTCAGCGGGGTTGAAGGGGGCTGGGGGATTCAACCGGGGTTGATGGTTTTGACGATGAGTTCGAGGATGTCGACGTAGCTTTTGAAGGCTTTGGTGCCGGCGGGGGTGACGGCGTAGGTGGTGCGGGGGCGGGGGCCGGTGTCGTCGCGGGTTTCCTGGACGTAGCCGGCGGCGGCGAGGGTGCGGAGGTGGGTGATGAGGTTGCC is part of the Prosthecobacter sp. SYSU 5D2 genome and encodes:
- a CDS encoding transcriptional regulator, with the protein product MIDFDQLDKTIHEKSRLSIMTLLSTRGEWAFQDLKYDLGMSDGNLITHLRTLAAAGYVQETRDDTGPRPRTTYAVTPAGTKAFKSYVDILELIVKTINPG
- the ispH gene encoding 4-hydroxy-3-methylbut-2-enyl diphosphate reductase codes for the protein MTIHLAQHYGMCFGVRDALRATHNASTQEPVTILGQLVHNPVVDAHLTTLGVRRGELDLLESATTQRVVITAHGASDVHRQRWQEAGHQITDTSCPLVKKAHQALATLVEEGYHPVVIGQRTHVEVRGLIGDYPQASVLLTAEDACCIPGYSKLGVISQTTQPLEQVLRIVDAIKHRHRNSEVRFVDTVCRPTKQRQTALEELTRLCDFIVVIGGRNSNNTRQLAEKARALGVKVQQVETAEDLRPDWFRGVNHVGVTAGTSTLDETVRSVMDRLQFLSKQ